Within Populus trichocarpa isolate Nisqually-1 chromosome 6, P.trichocarpa_v4.1, whole genome shotgun sequence, the genomic segment atacttaatttaaccttgaattaGACTTCTTGCTTGaatctaaatttataatttaataggTTGTGAATTTAAGAGATTAACTCAAGTTTATAAGATTCATCTcagttcatttatttattttttcttttataagttcatgtgtttttaattttatcatttagcattaatttaatttaattggaaattgagttccattattatttttatttactttctataagaaTCTCACTAACTTTGAAAATAACCCAGGttatcttggatttttttatttgttatttttttataaatttaactttttttaaaaaaattaagttttgaattaaattaaatataagtatgTCATGCtcaattcataatgtttttgtttgtttaaatatagtttttttttaattaattttatttttatttttagtcttcAGTATTGACCGATTAGAATTggatttcctttttttattatttttaatttgagttacATGAgattatcatgtttttatatcaCAGATTACGGTTTcataaattaactatttttaattttaatcaaatcaatatattatcttttcaatatttcaccatctttttatcttaattaaaaatattttttccggTATTCATGGAATTCTTTACTTTCTagtatctttataatttttctttaagattaaaaaaatgatatgaccATGGCGCAGGCGAAGAGCATACTAATAATCTAATTAATCAAGTGACTTTGACATTAAATATACCAGCACCCTCTGATTATCGTTTTGTGTGTTCACTCCCCAGCTCCCTGAACCCTATAAAAAAACGTTGTACCTGGCAAGAAATCACCCCACAGCTCTCTCCGCGTCTAAAAAACTCCCCCTCTCGTACAGCAGAAGAACCATCTTCCTTTGCTGTAGTACCGAGCCCATCCTCTTTCATCAAATGGTACGTATACATCTATCAACGTCTCTGCTATTCTGTGTTTATGATCATGATGGAGCGAGATTTACGAAACCCTCTTTTTTGTATTGATTCCCCTAGCTAGTCTCAAGAAGCTTAATGTTTTCCTTTATATGTTCATACTtcataaaaaagatgttttccATATTTtctcaaagaagaaagaaagaagttgtTTTCCGGCGAGTAAAAGCTGTTTTTCAACAGGCAAGAGTAGTTTGCGATGGCTCTATCTGTGTGcaagatgattttgattttcatggAAGATTTACTATTTGTTATGCTTTGCTGTGGAACATTTTAGTGGTATATATTTGGCATCTTTTTTCTGCTTGTATATTTCTTCGATACGAAGGTAGAAAATGCTTTGAAGGCTCCAAAAAtgagcttatatatatatatatatatatgaaatcaaTTGTTATTATAGCTAGTATGGATACTTAACAAAGATTTGGATGCTTTATCAATTAATCTGGTACGTTCTTCTGTAATTTTGACGTAAATTTTATGTAAATAGTTGTCTTATTTTACGTTTTATTTGCTTTTGGCAGCAAGTTAGCTAGAAAGTGAAGATCATGTGGGCTAGACAATctcttttgtttaattaattgtttaatattgctaataattaataaagaagGTATAAAATCTCAAAACGCTGACAATGTAATCACTCAGCACTCTTTTCTACCCTCTCGTGCATGAAGAATTAAGACAAGGCAACAAGAACATTTTGACTTGTAGCCGTTAAAGATTATAGTGCCCTTAGATTTTCACAAAGCGAATCTAAAAGCTACTGTTTAATTCTTTCGTCTTTCTGAAGATTAATTTGGTGCATGAAAgattcttttcctttcccttttgattgttgttttctcTATTGCTTCTCACCCGcacttttaatcaaatataaactttttatttatttatttatttttataatatagtaAGCAATCTAAACCTCAATTGCTTCTAGTAGGGATGTTTTGCCGATTCATGATTTGGTCaatctaaaatctaaatttatttcaatagaagcaaataaaaaatttataatcaacTTGAATCGACTCAGGTAAAACCCAATCCTCAaccgattaatttttttaaaaaaattaattctcttAATCCATGACTCGAGTCTTATCTTCAATCCATCTCAaaccaagttttaaaactacaatGTTTTTAGCTCTAAACTTTCAAACATAAGATTTGTTACACGTTACATATGTATTAGAAAAGTACAATAATTGAAGAAGATATTATGAAATGCTAAAGTAAACTTGATATCTCAAGAACATAAAATCTTAGATTTTACAGCGAAGTCATATCTAGAAGTTAAATCATCAACGCACCATATGTTTGCTATCTTAAACAGTGAACGAAGAAAGAATACAAAAAGACATGAAGTGGGTGAGGATACGAATGGAGCATCGATGTCCACATCACATACACtcattctctcctctcttttcttgcAGAGAGAGCacaaggaaatatatatatatatatatatatatatatatatgttgaccATTCGTTCTTGGACAGTGATTTATGATTTCTTGTATGAACGAATGCATGAgactaaatcaaagaaaataaataaataaaatactattatatTCCACAAGTAATTTGTCTGCCTCTTTTACGTATCCAATTAATTATtctctaattttcttttatatatttgattggtACAATGTGAGACTAACGTGTTGATTTGGTTTCATATTAAaagttcatttaatttatttaacataaCTTTTCAAAAGATAATACAGCACTAATatagttgatttatgatttcgTGGAaagcatgcatttaattaatgtgttttgtttgattaattaaatatatgtttgacgaaaagtattttttaattaaaaatattttaaaataatatttgtttcgatttatattaaaaaaaaaaagactcttaATAAACGCAGGTCAGTGAAGGTAATGGTGATATGAAGGTTGTCCTGACCAAGCCTTTATCATTGGATGGAGATGCCCACGCCGATTATAAAGCTCCTAATTTTGCCCAACGCTTTTTAAGTCTGTTTAGGAATGTACGGCCAGGATCAGATCTCACCAATTTCCAGGCAAGTGATTTTCTtggataaattatattattatcctCATAGATTTGTCAATATTTTACTTCGACTATGATACTTTGAAACCTCTCAATGTTATCCCTATAGCTCATAAAATCTTCCAATTTTGCTCTTACTACTCAGGAACTAATAAATTGCTCgcattttacaatttttttcctattttttttttcaataaatcccATCGAGTGACAAATCACAAGTAACGCCTACTTTTGGACCAAAGTGTTGATAAATGTGTCCATTTTGCAAGCTCAGCTTACACCTCAATTCAACATTCCAAAGTCCCAGCTCCAATGTTTTGGTGAATCAGCATACAGCTTTGGCAAAAATTTGCTGCAGCAGTGCAACAATGCCGAGAGCTCACTTGAAAGATTCATCTCTGTTGTAGCATGGAGCATATCCACCACACGTCCTCCTCATTTTGGTGTTGCCCCTTACAATCCCATTCTTGGAGAGACTCACCATGTCTCCAGGGGAAGCCTCAATGTTCTACTCGAACAGGTAGTTGATTCATTTACCAGTTACGattaatgttattttcttgttcttcaacATGAGTAGGTagactcaatttatttttgttcgaACCAGGCCCAAGTGGGCAAAATATTGTTGCTCAAGCTCGTTCATTATTAGTCGGGCCTAGATTGATCTGTTAGGCTGTCCGGCTCATTAACATATATCTCGCTCAGGATTCGAAGTATCACTGGGATAAACATCCGGTGGTGGTTGTATTATGTGATTAAATTCTTGTGGTTGCAGGTTTCCCATCACCCACCAGTTTCTGCCCTCCATGCAACAGATGACAAGGAAAATATTGAGTTCATTTGGTGCCAACATCCTGTTCCGAAATTCTATGGTAGTATTACTTTTCCTAAACTTAGATTTTGGTCATCTGGATTTTAGCAGCCTTTTCTTTCTTACAAAGATCAATGCTAAATGTAGGTACTAGAGTTGAAGCTGAAGTGCTTGGCAAAAGGCAACTTAAGCTTCTGAACCATGGAGAGACTTATATGATGAATTCACCAAAGCTCATGGTTAGGTTTTTTCCACCTCGGGTTGATTGGATAGGCGATGTAAACATTTGCTGCCAGGAGAGTGGTCTTGAAGCTGAGTTATGCTACGCAACCAGTTCTCTCTTTGGACGTGGAGGACTCCATTCTGTTAAAGGCAAGATTTATCAGTCTTCATCCATGAAGACCCTTTATGAGGTCGAAGGGCACTGGAACAGGTAGATATATATTCACTCATAAACAGTGTGAGATTAATGCTAATCTCACTGAAAGACTGTTCCCGAAATCACTTCctgaaaaaaatccaaccattggatcTATAGGATTCGCTAGCTCAATGCATGAgattgtttggattttttttaggaaatatattgttaatattagCATTACTTGTAGTGTGATGGATGTGAGTTTCACTTGCTAATCTTTTGAATCCAGTACTGTGAAAGCCAAGGACATTAATAGTGGTAAGGAGACAATTATATATGACGCAAAGGAAGTGTTTTCCGAGCTCAAGATTGCTGTCGTCGAGGATTTGCAGGTACCTTCGCAGTTGTTACTTATTTATCACTTaacgatttattttttcttgtgctTCATATTAAAAGATTGTAAGCAATGATTCTTCATATGACCTACCAAAATTCTGATTTAGACTAAAAACGTTGAGTTCTTTGTTTCGCCAAGGTGGAGAGATCCCTTCCTGCAGTAATCAATACATTGTATTGCTGATAAAAGGCTAATATGCAAGAAatcaatacatttttttagttgtgtCTATGGTGTATTTGCAAGAAATCAGGATGCGTGCATTTGACTTGATTTATGATGCTTGTATACCTGCCTGATAAAATGCTGGTGTTTTTCTTTGTCAGGGAATTCGGCCAACTGAATCAGCTGCAGTATGGAACGAGGTGAGCAAAGCCATACTAAGCAAAAACTGGACCAAGgcaagagaagaaaagagcaCTGTTGAGGATAACCAGAGGAAGCTTGCTAAAGAAAGGAACTCAAAAGGAGAAACTTGGGTTCCTAATAATTTCACTGTATCTTATAGCAAAGAAGATGGCTGGGACTGCTCACCTATTCAAGAGAGAGTCCCACCAGCCCCCATTGTTGTCCCCatctaatatatattctttgattTCTAGTAATCTAGAAGTTCAAAGTGAACAGCATTTATGTGTTATATCAGGTTTCCTTGGACAATAATAAGACAGGATCCAAACCATGGATCTAGTTACAGGATCATATGATTAGTTTCAAAATGAATGTTCTGGTTGATCCTAGAGATAGAGTCTCTGCCACCAACGCAAAGCAGGATCTGGTCTTCCCTTGTGTAATCACTCACTCAACTATCTTTCTTCCAGACCTTACTCACCAACTTGCTTCGATACTTCATGTGCCTTAAGAGTACCTATCGGACACTCAAACATGGGTATATACACTTGGACACTccaattatatagaaaaatgaaacagttttttttgaaaaaatagccAAGTCCACCATCAATACTCATGTCGGCCATGCATCGGAGGAGGACATGAATCTCGTGTCTGAGCTGTTAAAGTTACGTTTTACTGACACACACTGTGTATTTCTGCAGGTAAAAATCTGCATTTTGATGTTGAAATCTAgggacaaattaaaaaaccttaTCTATATAACAAGATTCATATTAAACTTCTATTGATATAACTCTAATGtcattaatttagaaaatattaatacatgAAATACACTATTAAATTTAAGTATATCAGAGCTTATATGtatcaaaactttttatttatttatttattttaaaaaattctaaatacaGATTGTTTTAGAAATTTTGCTTCGTAGGTCCGCCCGAGAGAGAGGTTCTGTAACATACTGATCCTAACAACGAAAAGCTTTTTGTATACTGTATACATGGTTGTGAACTGTGAGTATTCAGCAGATGACACCGACCCCACAAACTGGGGATATTTCAGAATTTGGAATggcaaaaaattcaagaaattgaaTTGATGAGGATAAGAATGAACCTACAgtacaaatgaaaaataataaaagcaagCTAGACAACATACCTAATCAATATTATATCACTCAAAATCTAATAGCTAACCACCATTGCTAGAGCTGTTGTTCACTTTTAGAGCTACAAGAATACAGTATACCTCAAGCTACTATTTGGGGTCTCGAAATCCATTTCCCGTAGGTCTGATTCACTCCTCTGGTTGAAAGACTTCTCTCTGATGGTATCCAAAACCGGCTTCCATGACCTTCTACCCGATAATCTACACATTGGATTACTCTGGCCCAACAAGGAAGTAGTTCCTGAAGAATTATCCTGAGTCTGACAACACTTGCTAGATTTTGCTATTGAAGAGAGCCTCTTTACTAAAGCAAGAAAGTCCACAGGAGAAACATCAGGCTGTAATATTGAGTACGGAAGCAAGAAGTAGAGTTGGCCCGTTTCAAGCTGAGCATCAGGCTTTAATGGTTTGGACTCTGTAGAAAGAAGCTGAGCAGCAGTGAAGACGAGATTCTTTGAGGATGATTGGTCTGTAGTCACTTGGCTAACTGAAACGGGATTTTGAAATTCTTGAACATAACCATTCAGGTGAACTACACGAATGTTGTTGAATTCTGTAGAGGATTTGCAAGACAAACAACAACCCATTTCtccttgttttctctctttctcaatGGATTATCGTGTTTCTAAGGAACGGAGTCGTTGCCTATAATTGTATGACCTGTTCATTAAAAACATACATATATTGGCTACTTGTTCGGCCAACCactttgtaatattttaatgaaacgTAGCCACCTGAGATTTATATTACTTTGTTTGCCTATACAATGTGTGGACGTCTTCTAGTCTAGAATCAAAATCAAGTGAAGTCGGTTTAGGGTTACCAAGTCCACTAGAAAATTGTAGATTACTTAGTGGTGAAATTGTCTTCGCTCCCACGAGAAAAGGCTACGGTAACGAAATTGATGGAGTCCTGCATGTAGTATCGGGTGATTCTGAATATTTAGATAtagatttattataattaaatgagaattTGTCTACATTGAATATGTAAATAACttagaatatatatttatagactaATAGGATATGTTTAGGCTTAAAAAAAGATCTAGTCATGTTAGACTAAAAtgattgctaaaaaaaatcataacttttaatctgaCTATTAAATTGAACTGAAATCTTTAAGGAGTTTTTAGATGTTGCTTTTTCTATAGtagaaactatatttttttatgaattattatatatttagatattaaaaatctcGTTCAAATCCCTGGTTTtgacaattttgttattttccatttgttttttggatttacTGGTTTATTTCGggttttatgctttttttttcttactttaggTAGAATCTCAGTCTATTTAAGGTTTTGTAATCCTCACAGGGAAAcaaaattcattattattatttcaagagagaataaatttataaatttaaaattcataaatacatatattttcactaattaaaactctatgttttttttttttatctattggGATGTTTTTAGCTgccacataaataaataaaaaatagaaccaAAGTCAAGGTGACTAGGAGAAGAatgaattttagattttagatttgaGATATTCTATTTCgtttacttcttttttcttctcatttttatttactGCAAGGATAAAAATTGCAATCTTGAGATGGTCAGTAGAATCATTACGGTGGAAGACAAGATTGCTTGACGTCTTTGTTAGGATAAGTGTTGCCATAGGATCGGGGTATTTGAAACTGCGGTAAGGGTAGTTTTTaggatgaattttttaaataaatatattaaaataagtttttagatattttatttgttcttagcattatcacattaaaattattaaaaaataaaaacaaaatatattcaagctaaaaatacaaacaaaaacaaaggccGTGACAAGCACCTCTGGATACAAATATTGAGAAAAAGCGTGTTCCACAGCTGACCATCTTCATAAAAAGGAAGCATTCCTGGAAAGAAAAGATGCCTGCACATGCTTGCATCTAAAAGCGTACAGTTTTGTCTATTGTTTTAATTAGTAGATGGGCAAGTTGCTTCAGTGTTATCCATTTAGGAAGTCGTCGTTACTCCTCGGTCAACGATCCAGTTTCATTAATTTAGGGTATTTTTTATACAACTACAGAATTAACTATATGAAATAGAAAATTTCTCTGCTAACATAAGAAAACACGTCTAAATGGAAatcttgattttcttatttatatttttcttttttagttttcctGTATGACCTCGTTATTTGCCTCACTTCACCTTAATTaatccctcttcttcttctttttgttctcTCTCCCGCCATTATACCTGCGCTTGCTAACTTTTCCTTGCAATAAATgctcaataattaattatgttcttgAAGATAATCATGTAAAACTAGCTTTAGTTGTTTTGAATAAACATGCAAAATGACAAAGCGAGCTTGCGTTTTCAACGGGGCAAGCATTAAAGAGAGATTGATTGAGAGTGACAGGAAACGTCTAAAATCACTGTATCATGTCCGAGAGGCAAAACTTCGgtgccatgttttttttacgTCCATCCTTTTCCACCGGAGGCCCAGACAATAGCTAGAGTCACTGTGCATTTGaatttctatttgtattttaCTGGAAATTGCCTGTTTATatgctaattatttttaaaaaaatctttaaatatgATAGGTGCTCTTACGAGCCATCATAAGCTAATGATTATCTGTCGAGCTAGTAgtagtttcttttaataaaataggtTTGAGTCTCAATATATAACTGGATCCATGttattatgtaattaattaattcccaTTCAATTAACAGATTTCATGAGAATATATAGAACATGATTGATATACgatgagaaaaaggaaaagcacaaataaagaaataaagagtgtaaatttaaaaaaaatctaacattaAAGAGATCAAAGAAAGACTCATTAAGGAAAGATATATAGAGTCATTTAACTCAGTTTTAGTTATCAACAAAACCATTCATTAAACTTGCGTACGTTGGCAAAATCAAACGTTAAAGGAACAAATTAAGGCGGACACCGTCTGCGAGGAAGACtttttataatctatatttaatcTTATCATAAGCAAATGGACCctcaatatgtatatatataacaaagtcAAAACattaggaaaaaagaaatattattctGTCGGCTACGAACAGGTGGCTATGGGAGCACTTGATAATAAAACAACgttgaacaaaacaaaaaagaaaagggaattttttaaactagaaaTCCACATGCGTTGTTATGCTGTAATGACACCTTTTGTGCTTGAGATGAGTTGCTGCTCCTGCTTTCcatggattatatatatatatatattgaggtttcttttttaatttttgtttgcgAGTTCGTTTTGGCTCCTGGGTGTTCCCGATGGGtagcatataataaaaaattaataatatttgaattagTTTCATGAGAATTAATCTCTTctcagtttttatttaattatcatgaaATTAATCCTGCTTGCCTTGTGATCACTTAAAATTAGTGGGGTATCCTTAGGGATTGTGGGGCAGTCCTATCTTTTTCCAACTAGGTGGATAACTAGATTGCTTGACTTGTTCATGTAATCTTAAAAGCACACCATCCCTATAGAGATAACACTAATTGTTGATTATTACTTGGAGAAATTCAATAATCTTAATACTATAATGATACCATAGCAATTTATACCCACTGACATAATGCCTAGAAACTGTCAAAAGAAACAACTTGAAAGTCCAGAATCACACGCATTATCGCgtatcatataaaattatatatattgaaacaaaggttacttttttttattagcatgtttgtttttaaaaaacaattgtaaaaataatacaatttaaaaaaactagtgaaataatatagtttatacATGTCATGATTGATAAACATGACTtttaaacttgttattattcagaAATGCAGGATCGATACCGTTAAAAAAATATCGTGTTTATCAAAATAGCAtctttcaattctaatttgaaaACCCTCTCGACCTCAAATGATTACGGTCAGCTGGCCCCTAGTAAAAATAGATTTGTAGAATCTCATGTTCAGATTCAATAATTGGGTTGAAAGTAATGTATTTTTTCATTAGACTGGTCATTTGACGTGATCTTGGACTTAGCTCTTTCTTTCTAGTCCATAAACAAGTCTATTAGGCTTCCTATGTCAATCAAATATGACAGATATGCTGGGTTCCTGAATATCATACACGCAATGAAAACAATAGAACAAAATTATTCGGGAATCCTTAGGATCCTAttagacagatctagagttatttaaggatttattatttaaagatcTGATCTTTTCTGGTTTTGAATAGTTCTTTAAAGGTTGAGTTGTCGCAAACTACAAATCGTCCAATTGTTCGACATCCAATGGaaatccacacgaaccaccaGTA encodes:
- the LOC7474736 gene encoding oxysterol-binding protein-related protein 4C, with translation MVSEGNGDMKVVLTKPLSLDGDAHADYKAPNFAQRFLSLFRNVRPGSDLTNFQLTPQFNIPKSQLQCFGESAYSFGKNLLQQCNNAESSLERFISVVAWSISTTRPPHFGVAPYNPILGETHHVSRGSLNVLLEQVSHHPPVSALHATDDKENIEFIWCQHPVPKFYGTRVEAEVLGKRQLKLLNHGETYMMNSPKLMVRFFPPRVDWIGDVNICCQESGLEAELCYATSSLFGRGGLHSVKGKIYQSSSMKTLYEVEGHWNSTVKAKDINSGKETIIYDAKEVFSELKIAVVEDLQGIRPTESAAVWNEVSKAILSKNWTKAREEKSTVEDNQRKLAKERNSKGETWVPNNFTVSYSKEDGWDCSPIQERVPPAPIVVPI